A genome region from Mycobacterium sp. 3519A includes the following:
- the ureG gene encoding urease accessory protein UreG, giving the protein MPPHYLDGDVHTHTERPRRQREPGEPLRIGVGGPVGSGKTALVAALCRQLRDELSLAVLTNDIYTTEDADFLRRQAVLPDDRIAAVQTGGCPHTAIRDDITANLDAIEDLIARNDRLDLILVESGGDNLTATFSSGLVDVQIFVIDVAGGDKVPRKGGPGVTYSDLLVVNKTDLAPLVGADLDVMRRDAAKVRGDKPTALISLTEDPAASAVLAWVREQLCVPTS; this is encoded by the coding sequence ATGCCACCGCATTACCTCGACGGCGACGTCCACACCCACACCGAGCGTCCGCGCCGCCAACGGGAGCCGGGCGAACCGCTGCGCATCGGCGTCGGCGGCCCGGTCGGCTCCGGTAAGACCGCGCTGGTGGCCGCGCTGTGCAGGCAACTGCGCGACGAGTTGTCGCTGGCCGTGCTGACCAACGACATCTACACCACCGAGGATGCCGACTTCCTGCGCCGCCAGGCCGTCTTGCCGGACGACCGGATCGCCGCGGTGCAGACCGGCGGGTGCCCGCACACCGCGATCCGCGACGACATCACCGCGAACCTGGATGCGATCGAGGACCTGATCGCGCGCAACGACCGCCTCGACCTGATCCTCGTCGAGTCTGGCGGCGACAACCTCACTGCGACGTTCTCCTCGGGGTTGGTCGATGTGCAGATCTTCGTCATCGACGTCGCAGGCGGCGACAAGGTGCCCCGTAAAGGCGGGCCTGGCGTCACGTATTCAGATCTGTTGGTGGTCAACAAGACTGACCTCGCCCCACTGGTGGGCGCCGATCTCGACGTCATGCGTCGCGACGCGGCCAAGGTGCGCGGGGACAAGCCGACGGCGTTGATCTCGTTGACCGAAGATCCCGCCGCATCGGCGGTGTTGGCCTGGGTGCGAGAGCAGTTGTGCGTTCCGACGTCCTGA
- a CDS encoding urease accessory protein UreD produces the protein MRSDVLIVARSGRLPHIECGGAVAARRTEPDTVHLVSAAATPLGGDAIHIRVVVEAGALLRVRSVAATVTLPGAVTRESHAVWTLEVAGDLDLDPQPTVVAATSRHFTSTRLELAEASRVRLRERIQIGRSNEREGFWTGSLHADVDGSPLLRHRIELGSGSVADDALGTPTACVSELHYPDNDVETEGVTLALAGGGCLSTWQGERL, from the coding sequence GTGCGTTCCGACGTCCTGATCGTCGCGCGCAGCGGCAGGCTTCCGCACATCGAGTGCGGGGGAGCGGTCGCCGCGCGCCGCACCGAACCGGACACCGTGCACCTGGTGTCGGCGGCCGCCACTCCGCTCGGCGGCGACGCGATCCACATCCGAGTCGTGGTGGAGGCAGGCGCCCTGCTGCGGGTGCGCTCCGTGGCGGCGACGGTGACGCTCCCCGGTGCGGTGACGCGGGAGTCGCATGCGGTCTGGACGCTGGAGGTGGCAGGCGATCTCGACCTCGATCCGCAACCGACCGTCGTCGCCGCCACCTCGCGCCACTTCACGTCAACGCGCCTCGAACTGGCCGAAGCAAGCCGGGTCCGGTTGCGCGAACGCATCCAGATCGGCAGATCCAATGAGCGCGAAGGGTTTTGGACAGGCTCACTGCACGCCGACGTCGACGGGTCACCGCTGCTGCGGCATCGAATCGAACTGGGCAGCGGATCGGTCGCCGACGACGCACTCGGCACCCCAACGGCATGCGTCAGCGAATTGCACTATCCCGACAATGATGTCGAGACCGAAGGGGTCACGCTGGCGCTGGCCGGCGGCGGCTGTCTGTCGACCTGGCAGGGTGAGCGACTCTAG
- a CDS encoding NAD(P)/FAD-dependent oxidoreductase — MSHPGATATERHKVVIIGSGFGGLNAAKALKHADVDIKMIARTTHHLFQPLLYQVATGIISSGEIAPPTRIILRRQKNVQVLLGNVTRIDLANKTVKSELLGHTYVTPYDSLIIAAGAGQSYFGNDHFAEWAPGMKTVDDALELRGRILGAFEQAERSSDPARREKLLTFTVVGAGPTGVEMAGQIAELADHTLKGAFRHIDSTQAKVILLDAAPAVLPPMGEKLGKKAQARLEKMGVDIQLGAMVTDVDRNGITVKDSDGTIRRIESATKVWSAGVSASPLGRDLAEQSDVELDRAGRVKVLPDLTIPGHPNVFVVGDMAAVEGVPGMAQGAIQGAKYAAKAIKAELRGADRTQREPFQYFDKGSMATVSRFSAVAKVGPIEFGGFIAWLAWLVLHLIYLVGFKTKVTTLLSWTVTFLSRARGNLTITEQQAYARTRIEELQEIAAGVQDAERAAS; from the coding sequence ATGAGCCATCCCGGAGCCACTGCAACTGAACGCCACAAGGTGGTGATCATCGGTTCTGGTTTCGGCGGTTTGAACGCCGCGAAGGCACTCAAGCATGCCGACGTGGACATCAAGATGATTGCGCGAACCACGCATCATCTGTTCCAGCCGCTGCTGTACCAAGTGGCCACCGGAATCATCTCGTCGGGCGAGATTGCCCCGCCGACACGCATCATCCTGCGCAGGCAGAAGAACGTGCAGGTGCTGTTGGGCAACGTGACCCGCATCGACCTCGCCAACAAGACGGTCAAGTCGGAGTTGCTCGGCCACACCTACGTCACGCCGTACGACAGCCTGATCATCGCGGCGGGCGCCGGCCAGTCCTACTTCGGCAACGATCACTTCGCGGAGTGGGCGCCGGGCATGAAGACGGTCGACGATGCACTCGAGTTGCGCGGCCGAATCCTCGGGGCGTTCGAACAGGCTGAGCGCTCGAGTGACCCCGCGCGCCGCGAGAAGCTGTTGACGTTCACGGTCGTCGGCGCCGGCCCCACCGGAGTCGAGATGGCCGGGCAGATCGCCGAACTCGCCGACCACACGCTCAAAGGCGCGTTCCGCCATATCGATTCGACGCAGGCCAAGGTGATCCTGCTGGACGCGGCGCCTGCGGTGCTACCGCCGATGGGCGAGAAGCTCGGCAAGAAGGCGCAGGCCCGGTTGGAGAAGATGGGCGTCGACATCCAGCTCGGCGCGATGGTCACCGACGTGGACCGCAACGGCATCACGGTCAAGGACTCCGACGGCACCATCCGGCGTATCGAGTCGGCGACCAAGGTGTGGTCGGCTGGTGTCTCGGCCAGCCCGCTGGGCCGCGACCTCGCCGAACAGTCCGATGTGGAGCTGGACCGGGCCGGTCGGGTCAAGGTGTTGCCGGACCTGACCATCCCCGGCCATCCGAACGTCTTCGTGGTCGGGGACATGGCGGCCGTCGAAGGGGTGCCCGGCATGGCGCAGGGCGCCATCCAGGGCGCCAAGTACGCGGCCAAGGCCATCAAGGCTGAACTGCGGGGCGCCGATCGGACGCAGCGTGAGCCGTTCCAGTACTTCGACAAGGGCTCGATGGCCACCGTGTCGCGGTTCTCCGCGGTCGCCAAGGTCGGCCCCATCGAGTTCGGCGGCTTCATCGCCTGGCTGGCCTGGTTGGTGCTGCACTTGATCTATCTCGTCGGCTTCAAGACGAAGGTCACCACGCTGCTGTCGTGGACGGTCACGTTCCTGTCCAGGGCACGCGGCAACCTGACCATCACCGAGCAGCAGGCCTACGCGCGCACCAGGATCGAGGAACTCCAGGAGATCGCGGCCGGGGTACAGGACGCCGAACGCGCGGCCAGCTAG
- a CDS encoding LLM class F420-dependent oxidoreductase produces MTIKLGLQIPNFSYGTGVEAIFPTVIAQAQEADAAGFDSVFLMDHFYQLPGLGTPDDPMLEAYTALGGLAAVTENVQLGTLVTGNTYRNPTLLAKEITTLDVMSQGRAVLGIGTGWFELEHEQLGYEFGTFTDRFNKLDEALQIILPMLRGERPTFEGKYYRAKEAMANPRFRDHIPLMIGGSGEKKTIPLAAKYFDHLNIIAGFDELARKVAVVKQRCEEIDRDPATLETSVLVIAIIDEKFPADQVPEDFRQQAVVGGPEQVADQIKEKVLDAGVDGVILSPVTNINGYQPGNITAVAEKLKPMLAG; encoded by the coding sequence GTGACAATCAAACTCGGACTCCAAATCCCCAACTTCAGTTACGGCACCGGCGTCGAGGCGATCTTTCCGACCGTGATCGCGCAGGCCCAGGAAGCCGATGCGGCGGGCTTCGACTCGGTCTTCCTCATGGACCACTTCTATCAGCTGCCCGGCCTCGGCACCCCGGACGACCCGATGCTCGAGGCGTACACCGCGCTCGGCGGGCTCGCAGCGGTGACCGAGAACGTGCAGCTCGGCACCCTCGTGACCGGCAACACGTACCGCAATCCGACGCTGTTGGCCAAGGAGATCACCACGCTCGACGTGATGAGCCAGGGCCGCGCCGTGCTCGGCATCGGCACCGGTTGGTTCGAGCTCGAACACGAGCAACTCGGCTACGAGTTCGGCACCTTCACCGACCGCTTCAACAAGCTCGACGAGGCGCTGCAGATCATCCTGCCGATGCTGCGGGGCGAGCGGCCGACCTTCGAGGGCAAGTACTACCGCGCCAAGGAGGCCATGGCCAATCCTCGGTTCCGTGATCACATCCCGCTGATGATCGGCGGCAGCGGCGAGAAGAAGACAATTCCGTTGGCCGCCAAATACTTTGACCACCTGAACATCATCGCCGGCTTCGACGAACTGGCCCGCAAGGTGGCCGTGGTGAAGCAGCGCTGCGAGGAGATCGACCGCGATCCCGCGACGCTGGAGACCAGTGTTCTGGTCATCGCGATCATCGACGAGAAGTTCCCGGCCGACCAGGTTCCGGAGGACTTCCGGCAGCAGGCGGTGGTCGGTGGCCCTGAGCAGGTGGCCGACCAGATCAAGGAAAAGGTGCTCGACGCCGGCGTCGACGGTGTCATCCTCAGCCCGGTCACCAACATCAATGGGTATCAGCCCGGCAACATCACCGCGGTGGCCGAGAAGTTGAAGCCGATGCTGGCGGGATAG
- a CDS encoding SDR family oxidoreductase, producing the protein MEVLVTGGDTDLGRTVAESFRDAGHRVVIAGARRDDLEVAAKELDVDAIVFDNTDPASLEEARSQFPHHLDTIVNVPAPRWDAGDPRTYTLSDLAAAWRNALDSTALSAVLTVQILGDHLRSGGSIVNVIPDQPREGSAESAVKAAVADWTAGQAVHFGTRGITVNAVASGRNAEPGYDGLSRTPAPVATEIARLALFLTTPAARHITGQLLHVSHGALTNFG; encoded by the coding sequence ATGGAGGTGCTCGTCACCGGCGGCGATACCGATCTGGGACGCACGGTCGCGGAGAGCTTCCGCGACGCGGGCCACCGGGTCGTGATCGCAGGGGCGCGCCGCGACGATCTCGAGGTCGCCGCCAAGGAACTCGACGTCGACGCGATCGTGTTCGACAACACCGATCCGGCCAGCCTCGAAGAGGCGCGCAGCCAGTTCCCGCACCACCTGGACACCATCGTCAACGTGCCCGCGCCGCGCTGGGACGCGGGCGATCCGCGCACCTACACGCTGAGCGACCTGGCCGCGGCGTGGCGCAACGCGCTCGACTCGACCGCTCTTTCGGCGGTGTTGACCGTGCAGATCCTCGGCGATCATCTGCGGTCCGGCGGCTCGATCGTCAACGTCATCCCCGACCAGCCTCGCGAAGGCAGCGCCGAGTCCGCGGTGAAGGCCGCGGTCGCCGACTGGACCGCCGGGCAGGCCGTGCACTTCGGCACTCGCGGCATCACGGTGAACGCGGTGGCGTCGGGCCGCAACGCGGAACCCGGCTACGACGGTCTGTCGCGCACTCCCGCGCCGGTGGCCACCGAGATCGCCCGGTTGGCGTTGTTTTTGACCACGCCCGCCGCCCGGCACATCACCGGGCAGTTGCTGCACGTCAGCCATGGTGCGCTGACGAACTTCGGCTGA
- a CDS encoding ABC transporter permease produces the protein MGSSFVLPRWIYLPAAIGACFVVLPLIAVAVKVDWPHFWTLISSESSTTALVLSLKTAAASTALCLLFGVPMALVLARSDARLVRIARPLILLPLVLPPVVGGIALLYAFGRLGLIGEYLDAAGIQIAFTTTAVVLAQTFVSLPFLVIALEGAARTAGADYEVVAATLGARPTTVWWRVSLPLLAPGLISGAVLAFARSLGEFGATLTFAGSREGVTRTLPLEIYLQRESDADAAVALSLLLVAVAAVVVLGLGSRRLRSANGW, from the coding sequence ATAGGGTCGTCATTTGTGCTGCCCCGCTGGATTTATCTGCCCGCGGCGATCGGGGCGTGCTTCGTCGTGCTGCCGCTGATCGCGGTGGCGGTCAAGGTCGATTGGCCGCACTTCTGGACCCTGATCAGCAGCGAGTCGTCGACCACCGCGCTGGTACTGAGCCTCAAGACCGCGGCGGCGAGCACCGCCCTGTGCCTGCTGTTCGGCGTGCCGATGGCGCTGGTCCTGGCCCGCAGCGACGCCCGCCTGGTCCGCATCGCCAGGCCGCTGATCCTGTTGCCGCTGGTGCTGCCGCCTGTGGTCGGCGGAATCGCGCTGCTGTACGCGTTCGGCCGGCTCGGCCTGATCGGCGAATACCTCGACGCCGCGGGCATCCAGATCGCGTTCACCACGACGGCCGTCGTGCTGGCGCAGACGTTCGTGTCGCTGCCGTTTCTCGTCATCGCCCTCGAGGGCGCCGCCCGCACCGCGGGGGCCGACTACGAGGTGGTGGCCGCCACGCTCGGCGCGAGGCCGACGACGGTGTGGTGGCGGGTGTCGTTGCCGCTGTTGGCGCCGGGCCTGATCTCCGGTGCGGTGCTGGCGTTCGCCCGCTCGCTGGGCGAGTTCGGCGCGACGCTCACGTTCGCCGGATCCCGCGAAGGCGTCACCAGGACGCTGCCGCTCGAGATCTATCTGCAACGCGAGAGCGACGCCGACGCCGCGGTCGCGCTGTCCCTGCTGCTGGTCGCCGTGGCGGCCGTCGTCGTCCTCGGATTGGGCAGCCGCAGGCTGCGCAGCGCCAATGGCTGGTGA
- a CDS encoding sulfate/molybdate ABC transporter ATP-binding protein, whose product MTGVQLRAVVDSRDIDLEFDVAAGEVLAVLGPNGAGKSTALHVIAGLVRPDRGEVRVGQRVLTDTAAGIHVATHDRRVGLLLQDPLLFPHLSVIRNVAFAPRSSRAAAAHWLAEVDAAELGDRLPRQLSGGQAQRVALARALAAEPDVLLLDEPLTGLDVGAATAMRKVLRRVLARDGRCALMVTHDLLDVLTLADRVLVIDDGRVVESGSAATVLATPRSRFGARFAGVNLVGGTADADGVLTTQWGSIWHGNPAPDVVAGESAVALFNPAAVAIYRDKPHGSPRNTVEVTVAELDSRGAVIRVRADEQPDGAPGLAADITAESAAELRLVPGDRIYMSVKAQEVAVHPSA is encoded by the coding sequence ATGACCGGGGTGCAACTGCGGGCGGTCGTCGACAGTCGCGACATCGACCTCGAATTCGACGTCGCCGCGGGCGAAGTGCTCGCAGTGCTCGGCCCCAACGGAGCAGGCAAGTCGACGGCCCTGCACGTGATCGCGGGCCTGGTGCGGCCGGATCGTGGTGAAGTGCGCGTCGGGCAGCGGGTGCTCACCGACACCGCCGCGGGCATTCACGTCGCGACCCACGACCGGCGTGTCGGCCTGCTGCTGCAGGACCCGTTGCTGTTCCCGCATCTGAGCGTGATCCGCAACGTGGCGTTCGCACCCCGTAGTTCCCGTGCGGCGGCGGCACATTGGCTCGCCGAGGTCGACGCCGCCGAACTCGGCGACCGGCTGCCGCGGCAGCTGTCGGGCGGCCAGGCGCAGCGGGTGGCGCTGGCCAGGGCGCTTGCCGCGGAGCCCGATGTGCTGCTGCTCGACGAGCCGTTGACCGGCCTGGACGTCGGCGCCGCCACCGCGATGCGCAAGGTGCTGCGACGCGTGCTCGCCCGCGATGGCCGCTGCGCGCTGATGGTCACCCACGACCTGCTCGACGTGCTGACGCTGGCCGACCGGGTGCTTGTCATCGACGACGGCCGGGTCGTCGAATCCGGCTCGGCAGCAACGGTTTTGGCCACACCCCGAAGTCGCTTCGGCGCGCGGTTCGCCGGAGTGAACCTGGTGGGCGGCACCGCGGACGCGGACGGGGTGCTGACCACGCAGTGGGGCAGCATCTGGCACGGCAACCCCGCGCCGGACGTGGTGGCAGGCGAGTCGGCTGTGGCGCTGTTCAACCCGGCCGCCGTCGCGATCTACCGGGACAAGCCGCACGGCAGCCCACGCAACACCGTCGAGGTAACCGTCGCCGAACTCGACAGCCGCGGCGCGGTGATCCGGGTGCGCGCCGACGAACAGCCCGACGGCGCACCGGGGCTGGCCGCTGACATCACCGCCGAGTCGGCTGCCGAACTGCGGCTGGTGCCCGGCGATCGCATTTACATGTCGGTGAAGGCCCAGGAGGTCGCGGTCCATCCGAGCGCGTAA
- a CDS encoding GlsB/YeaQ/YmgE family stress response membrane protein: MDVFAATEFLARSTTLTSVGWIGYIIIGAIAGWIAGKIVKGSGSGIIMNIIIGIVGALIGGFLLSFFLDTAEGGWWFTLFTAILGSVILLWIVGKVQRKS; encoded by the coding sequence ATGGACGTGTTTGCGGCAACCGAATTCCTCGCCCGTTCCACCACGCTGACGAGTGTCGGGTGGATCGGCTACATCATCATCGGCGCGATCGCCGGTTGGATCGCCGGAAAAATCGTCAAAGGCAGCGGTTCCGGCATCATCATGAACATCATCATCGGCATCGTCGGTGCCTTGATCGGCGGGTTTCTGCTGAGCTTCTTCCTCGACACCGCCGAAGGCGGTTGGTGGTTCACCTTGTTCACCGCCATCCTCGGCTCGGTAATCCTGCTGTGGATCGTCGGCAAGGTCCAGCGAAAGTCGTAG
- a CDS encoding zinc-binding alcohol dehydrogenase family protein, translating into MSAPTMSAWRVRRPGPMTTRPLDRVTVEVPRPGPGELLVAVHACGVCRTDLHVAEGDLPVHRPNVIPGHEVVGEVAAVGPDAGDEFTVGDRVGIAWLRHTCGQCKFCLRGQENLCAQSRYTGWDADGGYAEFATVPAAFAHHLPSGYSDSELAPLLCAGIIGYRSLLRADLPAGGRLGIYGFGGSAHLTAQVAIAQGAEVHVMTRGERARELALSLGAASAQGADERPPVPLDAAILFAPVGDLVLPALEALDRGGTLAIAGIYLTDIPALNYDRHLFQERQVRSVTSNTRSDAREFLAFADRHHIEVTSPEYPLAQADDALSDLSEGRIAGAAVLLV; encoded by the coding sequence ATGTCCGCCCCAACCATGAGCGCGTGGCGGGTTCGCCGCCCGGGCCCGATGACCACCCGTCCACTGGACCGCGTCACCGTCGAGGTGCCCCGACCGGGTCCCGGTGAACTCCTCGTCGCGGTGCACGCGTGCGGCGTCTGCCGTACCGACCTGCACGTCGCCGAGGGCGACCTGCCGGTGCACCGGCCAAACGTGATCCCCGGCCACGAAGTGGTCGGGGAGGTCGCCGCGGTGGGCCCGGATGCCGGCGACGAGTTCACCGTCGGCGACCGTGTCGGCATCGCATGGCTGCGGCACACCTGCGGGCAGTGCAAATTCTGCCTCCGCGGCCAGGAGAACCTCTGCGCCCAATCCCGCTACACCGGCTGGGATGCCGACGGCGGATATGCTGAATTCGCTACTGTGCCAGCCGCTTTCGCGCACCATCTGCCGTCGGGCTACTCCGACTCCGAGCTGGCCCCGCTGCTCTGCGCGGGCATCATCGGCTACCGCTCACTGCTGCGGGCGGACCTGCCTGCAGGCGGCAGGCTCGGCATCTACGGGTTCGGCGGAAGCGCCCATCTGACAGCGCAAGTCGCGATCGCGCAGGGCGCGGAGGTGCACGTGATGACCCGCGGGGAACGGGCTCGTGAGCTCGCGCTGTCGCTGGGCGCGGCGTCGGCACAGGGCGCCGATGAGCGGCCGCCCGTGCCGTTGGACGCGGCGATTCTGTTCGCGCCGGTCGGCGACCTGGTGCTGCCCGCGCTCGAGGCACTCGATCGGGGCGGCACGCTCGCGATCGCAGGTATCTATCTGACCGACATCCCTGCGCTGAACTACGACCGGCACCTGTTCCAGGAACGCCAGGTGCGGTCGGTCACCTCGAACACCAGAAGCGACGCGCGTGAGTTCCTTGCCTTCGCGGACCGTCACCACATCGAGGTGACCAGCCCGGAATATCCACTCGCACAGGCCGATGACGCGCTGTCGGATCTCAGCGAGGGCCGCATCGCAGGCGCGGCGGTGCTGCTGGTCTAA
- a CDS encoding CGNR zinc finger domain-containing protein: MTPEPTQWLGDDETKPAPGPLRLVQALVNTVELPDGADRLADAADARPWLIDNRLLTPNADLAPIDLERLRSVREALRAMLIHNAGGPPPNNSALAVLRSVAEQGRARVDLGDDGHIRLAAPGDSTNDRLVDLLLVIRDAQRDGTWARLKACANDECQWAFYDRARNHGGTWCDMAACGNKLKNRAFRARSRAR; this comes from the coding sequence ATGACTCCTGAGCCCACGCAATGGCTCGGCGACGACGAGACGAAACCCGCGCCAGGTCCGCTGCGGCTGGTCCAGGCGCTGGTCAACACGGTCGAACTGCCGGACGGAGCGGACCGGCTCGCCGATGCCGCCGACGCCCGACCGTGGTTGATCGACAACCGCCTACTTACTCCCAACGCCGACCTCGCCCCGATCGATCTCGAACGTCTCCGTTCGGTCCGCGAGGCGCTGCGTGCCATGTTGATCCACAACGCCGGCGGGCCGCCACCGAATAACTCGGCGCTGGCCGTGCTGCGGTCGGTCGCCGAACAGGGCAGGGCCCGAGTCGATCTCGGTGACGACGGCCACATCCGGCTCGCCGCGCCCGGCGATTCAACCAACGATCGACTGGTCGACCTGCTGCTGGTCATCCGCGACGCCCAGCGCGACGGGACCTGGGCCCGGCTCAAGGCGTGCGCGAACGACGAATGCCAATGGGCGTTCTACGACAGGGCCCGCAACCACGGCGGCACCTGGTGCGACATGGCCGCGTGCGGCAACAAATTGAAGAACCGCGCGTTCCGCGCGAGAAGCAGGGCTCGCTAG
- a CDS encoding CPBP family intramembrane glutamic endopeptidase — protein MSGQVLAPTPHPVVGQLAALHHFRTYVDIGVVVVVLVLTNLIAHFTTPWASIATVPAAAVGLVILVRSRGLGWAELGLSREHWKAGAGYAVAAVVVVLTVIAIGMLLPWTRPMFLNNNYATVSGALIASMLIIPLQTVIPEELAFRGVLHGALNRAWGFRGVAAAGSLLFGLWHIATSLGLTSSNVGFTRLFGGGLLGTVAGVVLAVAATAVAGFVFTWLRKRSGSLIAPIALHWSLNGLGALAAALVWHLSR, from the coding sequence ATGTCTGGCCAGGTCCTCGCACCCACTCCCCACCCCGTGGTGGGGCAACTGGCGGCGCTGCACCACTTCCGCACCTACGTCGACATCGGGGTGGTCGTGGTGGTGTTGGTCTTGACGAATCTGATCGCGCACTTCACCACCCCGTGGGCCAGCATCGCGACCGTGCCCGCCGCGGCGGTCGGCTTGGTGATCCTGGTCCGCTCGCGCGGCCTCGGCTGGGCCGAACTGGGATTGAGCCGCGAGCACTGGAAGGCCGGCGCAGGCTACGCGGTGGCCGCCGTTGTGGTGGTGCTGACGGTGATCGCGATCGGCATGCTGCTGCCCTGGACGCGGCCGATGTTCTTGAACAACAACTACGCAACGGTGTCCGGCGCGCTGATCGCCTCGATGCTCATCATCCCGCTGCAGACCGTCATTCCCGAGGAGTTGGCGTTTCGCGGCGTGCTGCACGGCGCGCTGAACCGGGCGTGGGGTTTCCGCGGAGTCGCGGCAGCGGGTTCGCTGCTGTTCGGGTTGTGGCATATCGCCACCTCGCTGGGGTTGACCAGCAGCAACGTCGGCTTCACCCGTTTGTTCGGCGGCGGCCTGCTCGGCACCGTCGCCGGTGTGGTGCTGGCGGTGGCGGCGACGGCCGTCGCAGGTTTCGTGTTCACCTGGCTGCGTAAGCGCAGCGGCAGCCTGATCGCGCCGATCGCGCTGCACTGGTCGCTGAACGGACTGGGTGCGCTGGCCGCGGCGCTGGTCTGGCACCTGTCGCGCTAG